CCTCACCTAGCACAATGGTTAACAAGGCGAGTCCAGCCATACATGTCGTTTGACCTTTATCAAAGTATTTAGGCAAGCTCGGCTTCACATGCCGCTCGACTCCTCTCGATGAGCGTGAGGGTCAACGAGACGAGCCCAACCATACATGCCACTCAACCTCTATTAGAGTATTTGGGTGAGCCCGACTTCACATGTTGCTTGCCTCTCTCATTGAGAACAAGGGTCAACGAGGTGAGTTCAGCCTAAGTGCTGCTCGACCTCCGCAAGGACTTCTGGGCGAGCCTGGTTTACATGCCGCTTGACTCCTCTTGCCTAGCACAATGGTCAATGAGGTGAGCTCAGTCATACATGCTGCCCAACCTCCATTAGAGTATTTACGTGAGCCCAGCTTCACATGCTGCTCGCCTCTCTCGATGAGCATATTGGTCAACAACACAAGTTTAGCCTAAGTACTGCTCAAACTTAGCAAGGACTTTTGGGTGGGCTCGACTTCACATGCTGCTTGGCTCTTCTCGCCTAGCGCAAGGGTCAACGAGGCGAGCTCAGCCATACATGCCGCTTGACCTCCACAAGGATTTCTGGGTGAGCCCAACTTACATGTTGCTCGACCTCTCTTGTGAAGCGCAAGGGTCAACGAGGCGAGCCTAGCCATACATGCCACTTAATCTCTATCAAAGTATCTAGGCGAGCCTGGATTCACATGCCGCTCGGCCCCTCTCGATGAGCGCAATGTTCAATGACACAAGTTTAGCCTAAGTATTGCTTGAACTCAACAAGGACTTCTGGGTGGGCCCGACTTCACATGCTACTCGACCCCTCTCGCAAAGCGCGAGAGGGGCCCAGCCATACATGCTACTTGATCTCCACAAGGACTTTTGGGTGAGATCAACTTACATGTCGATCAGCCTCTCTTGCGAAGCGTGAGGGTCAATGAGGCGAGCCTCGCCATACATGCCGCTCAACCTCCATCAGAGTATTTGGGCAAACCCGACTTCATATGCCGCTCAGCCCTTTTCACTGAGCGCAAGGGTCAACGAGGTAAGTTCAGATTAAGTGCTACTCAACTTTCGCAAGGACTTCTAGGCGAGCCTGGCCTCACATGCTGCTCGACCTGTCTAGCCAAGTGGAAGGGTCTACGAGGCAAGTTTAGCTTGAGTGCTGCTCAACCTTTATGAAAGTTTAAGGGAGGGTTCGATGTTACAAGCCATTTGGATCGGCAAGGTGCCGTGAAACACACCAGCCTGCCCTCATAGCACTGGAAGTCATCCACTTGTCAAGAAGAAATAGAGCTAAGCCCCCAATAAGCAATCAGCACTCAACCACCCTCGGGGAACCTGCGCAAAAAGCGGAGGGACggtaaaataaagaataataatagtaaagatGCTAGAATGCAAAAAGCATAAACAAAGAACATTTTATTCATAAATTGTTAGAATCTTTACAAAGAGGAAGATTACAACATGTTCGTAAGGAAACATACAAGGGAGAAGAAACATAAATAATCTGCTGGTGGGGTCAAACACAGCAGGATACACAAAGGCACCATCGGCAAAAAGGACTGCATTGACAAGGTCGCTAGCAGGGCATCATCCTAGAAGTATGAAGGAGGTGAAGACATAAGGGTGAGCCCAAGCACATCGGAATCCTCAACTCTCAGATGACCATCGGGGAAGCCAATTTCAGTCAAAACTACTTCCCCACGGACAAGGATCTCTATATGGAAGTAGCAAATAGAGGCTTCTTCCCCATGATCGTCGCCCCAGTCAAAGGTAGCGGCGATGTGAAGAGCTTGAGTTGAACTCAGTAGGGACCCCTTACCAAGACAAGAGCTCCTCTTTCCCCCTCTTTGGCAGGAGAGGATGCTCCTGAACCAAAACGGGCTCAAGTTAGGAGAAATCCCCTTCGCCCGCCAGGCTTGAGTGAGAGGCCCTAATCCATCTCGAGCACGGGAACAAGTTGGGATGTTGTAACAGAACATGGATTGCACAATGAGTCCTAAGATAGGAAAAACCATCGAACGATGTGACCACTGAGTCTGGTCTACACCACCTTTATAATGCATCTCATAGTGACAAGAAGCAACATGACCTATGGCAAAGTTTCCTCGGATTTCCATAAGGAGTTGCCAAACTCCCACCTCAATGCAAGAGTCCATGCAAGAAGCCTCACCCAAGGCCAAAAGGCTCATTAGAGTTGAAATTAACCAAGGAAAATTGCCTAGAAGAAAGTAGAAGACCCTAAACGCTTGAAGAGCATAAGGGGAGGTTTGATAGCAAAGTCAGAAGGAAGGAAATAATTATATAGGCAAGGCGTGAAATTTCACTCCCTGAGATTCTAGGGGAGTGTGTAACTCCCGAGCCCACCAAATCTTGCATGAATCTTGCAAACAACGCAGCACAAATCTCACAACATGTGCTACAAGCACCATCTGGCACCACTGATGCGAGGAAAATGTAACGGGTGGGCATTAATAGCCAACTGCCCAAGGCCCACAGGGATTTGTGAGCGACGCATCGACTACCAaactattttcattaaaaaaccCAGAGTTGCCACGTggttgaagagcaagagcgtggAATATGAAATGCAACATCTCCTCTCTAAGAAGGGAACTTACGTAGAAAAGCATGCAAAATGAAGCAAGCAACCCCAATGAGGCAAACAACAGAAGGAAAGAAACCAGGCTACTAAAGAAAGCAATCACGATGCAAAACAAGCATATGACCACACGACAAAAGGCAAAATGTATGTACAAGTACAATAGTGCTTTGGACACCACGGTCTATACAAACATGGAACTAAAGGTGAAGAAGTTACATCATGCTAGGTACAAGAAGAAAAGATAACATCAAACGAGAGAGGAGTCAGAATTCATCTTAGAGTTAGTAAGTTTAGTAAGGCCCAACTTAGGGACACTTGGATTTGGCTGATGCTCGGTGAGGTCAACGTCGACCTCTTCAAAGCCATCTCCCTCAAAGCTAGCACCCATGACGTCTCCCGGAGGATAGACCAGAGGGTCATCATCCACAAGTAGGAAAGGGTCCAGAATAATCATTAAACCAATCTTGCCAGCATGATTAAGGGCGGCAAGATTGGGATCAAGATCTTTGTGGTCGACAACCCTCAGATGCACCTCCAGTGCCTCAAAACTTTATTGAGAGTTTAAGATGACATAATCGTGCATCCTCTTGAGGCCTTCAGATATCCATGGGACCAAGTGTCATCATGAACGTAGAGGGCCCTCCCTAATTGGTCTCTTGTATGGGTGGCGACCTCTTGCACTTGGGACAAGTCGCTCTGTAGATCCTGGATGATCACATTCTGAGTGGCAATCCTCTTCTGGGCTGCCCCCAACTCGATCAACTCCTCTTCCTCTCTGGTCTTGGTTGCGAACAGCAAGACTCTTTGATCACCCACAATGGTTGATAGGGATGAACATTCCCCCTCCAACATCTTGAGCACTgggtgtcaaaatctcaaaggCCCCTTAGTATTTCGTTCTCCCCTTGAAGCGAGTCCTGCAACTCCTGGGTCTTCATGGCCTACTCCTTGGCCATTGCAAGCTCTGCCTCCAAGCAACTCCTTTCCTCCCTTTCTCCACATGCATAATGGAGGGTCATCCTTGGCCACTCACAATATACTCAACCAACCAATAGGCCCCCTACAACCCTCGCAACCAAAAGCAAGCAAGTGAAGATAAGAAGATGAGGGGAAGAAAGCAAGACAAAAAGAAGGGCATGAAACAAGAGAAAACCTCATAAAGAAGATCCTGTAGTGATCTAGATACTTGCCCCAAGGCCTCTGCTCACCTAGGCCTGCCCTTGAGGCGAGGACATGTAGGGACAACCCCGACTGAGTCACCTGAGGGAGGCAATCTTTGATCCTCCTCTATACCCCCAGTGTCGCTCGGGGACCCCCTGTCCAACCTACTGCTCGGGAAAGCATTAACTTTTTCAGTCATAGATGGTGGGGGAGCTGCAAAAGGTGATAACCCCTCCTTATCTCTTGGACCATGTGGGCCACCTCTTTGGACCTTCCGTCAACCACCATAGTCTCCTTGACACTCAACGGGGTAGGAGCGGCAGACTCGACCACCAACTAGTTACCCTCGGTGGAACCAACAATAATGCCCACCTGTGGACTAACAACAGCAGCAACAGATGATGTGTCACCTATAACAGCTCCCCCTGGAGGGACCTTCAGATTGACATACCCACCTTGATAGAATCAAACTCCGCAGCAAAGTCCCCAGCAATATCCCCAACTAAAGACCTAGCGGTGGATACTGAAGAAGGAGACATCTCCATGTTTGCCTTTGGAAGGCCAATCCATAAGGGATTGCCGAGGTGCCCTATCTAGAAGAGCTCATCAGAAATGCTTCTGAACTAGATTCCCTCTCCAAGTGGTGTCTTGCGGTTCCGCAAGCATAGTCAGGGCCCCCAGATTGGCAATCACAGCGGGCCCAATGACCAAGGCTATAGAAGAAGAAGGTGCGATAGATATACTACGGTCAAGagactctctttctctctcttcggGAGGCAAAGAGAAAGTAAGACTTTGGGCAAGTGTCGCGGCTCGGGGAGTTGGACGCTGATTACCCTTGGGGTGGGGCTCCGCAGGAATGCAGGATCGCTCTAGGCCCCACTAGCTTCAGAGCAAACTTTCTTCCCCTTGCCCTCAAGGGGAAGACTTAGGGCCTACTTCCTCGACGACACAGCAAGAGGACGAATAGAGATGCCATGAGCAAAATGGGTAATGTGCCTAATAGGAGGAAGAAAAGTGGCAAGTTTATCCTCCCTGAGAATGACATTTGAGTGAACGAGAAGGGGATGCTGTGTTGCCAACTCCCTCACAATGGCAATGTGGTGTAACTCATCAAGCATGGCGGTCGGTCACTAGGAATGACACCCCAAGGGGACTTTTTTGGAATTCGCCACGACTAACTTGCCCAATAGGGAACTCCCAACCATGGCCAGACACAAAGAAGAACTTTCTAGTCCATTCAAGAACTTTATGGTACCGTTGTTCTAATGCTACGAGGGTGCTCATAGCCATAAAGCTACAAATGTCCTTAGTGCCTCTCTTCACATTGTGAGTCAAGAGGAACTTGCGATAAGTCAAATTGGCGTACTCTAGGTCCAAATTCAACAGAGCCCACCGTTACAGAATACAGTAGCAGATCAAGATTTGTCAGGCGTTTGGATAGAGTTGGGTGGGGGCCAACCCAAGGTGATGCAGGACTTTATGAACCGGGTGGGAGAAAGGTAGCCTCAACCAGTAGGAGAGCATTTTGGGAAAGAGAGAAACACGTGACGCCGAGCCATCAGCATTGATAGCCTTCTTGCTAGGCACCGGGACCTTGAAGGCAACCGTATCAGGAACATGGTAGGTGGAGGTCTGTGATCGAAGTAAGTTGGGAAAGGCTTCTGAATGCTACGAGTGACTAGCTTAACCTAACTCCGAGACATCGGCCTCAAGACGGCTCTACCAGTCGAAACTTGCAGGTTTGGCACACTTCCTGGCAGCCATTTGGGAACAAGTACACcgtaaaaaatagaaaaacagagagaggtAAGGGAAgagcaaatgaaataaaaggggAGCAACAAGAGTGTGACATAATTTATAAAGGGGAAGTGGTGGTTGCCTCCCACAATACGCTAGCTAATATGAAAGATGAAGATGATTCAAGTCCAGCATACACATGACACGGCAATGAGAGGAAGAAAACATTTGACAACCATCATTGCAGAAAAGGTGGAACGACCGCCATTAGGTACCTAGACTGAATCTCTAGGAACTGAGTCAGAAGAAATGAGGGAGAGTAATGGTCCAACACGTGGAGCAATCAAGAGGCGATCACTTCACCTCATCCCAGCCAACTGGATAAAAGCAACAAGTGGCAAAATAAAATAGGGACGGAAAGAATTCCCATCGGCCTGGTCTGATGAAAATTGGCGGGGTAACTATTGGAAACATTTTCCCCCAAGGCCTTAGGCCCCATGAATACAAGCCCAGACCGGGTATCAAGGGATTTTTCCCAAACCCCCAAAGAGCCTAAGAAGGCAGGCCTAGTACCAAGAGGCCTAAATCCGTCGAGCCCCTTGGCAACCCGACTAGGGACTCTCGACTCGTATAAGCTAGGCATGAGGTTTCGGGCTAGGGCATGGGACGCTACCCCAATGATAGGGGAAGGGAACATGTCATCTCGATAGGACTGGACTCTAAAGAAACACCAGAGGATCATGCCACATTAATGACATGACTCAGACAGCCACGCTGCATTAAGTAAAGCATGGTAGAGTTAACCGGATAACCCTCTGAACTTGTCAATCTAATAGATCCTACTCAGCATTTTCCATGTTGCCCAACTTCTTCCCTGGTAGAGGAAGATGAAGCCTCTTCCTATAGAGATAATCCTTAATTTGCATTTTTCAATACTTGAAATCTGTACCATCAAACTTCTAGATTCCATACAACTTCACTTCTTCTCCAATCATCATTCTTCCTCAAAGCTGAGCATGAAAGCTCTGATACTAGTTGTTGGGAATATACAATGATATTCGAGAAAATATCATGATAAGGAGAAAATAGTAAagtaaaaatagagataaataaCACAACACAATATTTATGTGGTTCGATAATATGCTTACATCCACGAAGGTGCAAGAGATTTTATTaacaagaaatttgaaataCACTATGGAATTACAAGGATTTCTctcctcactctctctctaggcgtctatctctattttttgtaaaatcatCTAGATATCAACGTCTTCATTGTttcatagttatatatatatacacacacacacaaatagatAGATGGATATATATGCGGTGCGGTGAAATGACGGGTTATTCGCTTGAGTGACCAATCGAGCAAACTCTCTGCTTAGATTTTGTTCAAGCATACTGTCAAGCACGACTCAAACAAACTCTCTGCTtggacttcgctcgagcgatatgtcaAGCAAATCTCAATTTACCTCAGCTTCAATAACCAGGCTCCACAACCCAACATACTGGCCGTGTGGAATTTCAAGTAGCATTGAAAGTTCAATAACTGTTGTAAGGTCCACTTTATGTGTTCATCTCTTTTCCATTTAATACCTCAAGAACTTGAGAGATTTTGGTCCAACATCAAAAGCCAAGTTGCATCGAAGGGTAGGAGGGCAAAAGCTGGCTTTTACAAACCTATCTGTTTTTTGTGCTTTCTGTTGTTTTCTGAACGCAAGGGCAAGCCATAAAAAACATTGTGCAGTGTGGCGTTTAAGAAGTTGGCTTCTTAATGACATCATAgtgttcttccttttcttttctttttctttttttttttaattttttaatttttaactttttaatactCTCTAAAGCAAcgaaataatatattttctaaGCACTTCGACTCTTGATTTGTCAGGGAGGTGTCAATCAGCCTAAGTGCCATTGGCTGTCTGTTTTGATGTTAGCTGAAGATAGGTTCCTTAATTCTTCCTTTTTTTGGTTGGTGGTGATTTTTGAATACCGCAAAATCCAAAATGCAGGTTAAAAGGTCATAACTTAACAATTTTTGGAGAACATGCTCAATGGTATCATTATAATTGCATGAGGTTCAGATTATAGGGAAATTGATACCTCGAAGCCTCCAAATAGATCAATGAGTTAACAAAAGGGAGAACCTCCCAGCAGGTCGGGTGGAATTCTAACTTTAACACCAGTCTATACAAATCTGCCATGCAAGACGTGTACCATATTAAAATTTACACTCACATGcacatgattttattttattcttcatctcttcccccttctctctctccgcCAGCCCCCACGCCTGCAACAGTGCaacccccccccctctctctctctaaaacacACTCTTTCTATTTCTAAAATATGCCCGTCATCTTCTCTTGCTTGAAGTTTCCATCTACCCAATGCCTCCTTTCTGCATCTAAATGTTTAGATCATTTTCTGCACTTGGGAGGGAGTTGTAGAAAATAATCTATGTAAGAATTCATCTAAATGTTTCATGgcagaaaattatttaaatataaacactATAAATATATAGCAGAAAATCATCACTTAGTCCATGGCAGAAAATCATCTAAATGTAAATGCTTAGCTCAAGTGATTTGTTTACATTGGTCTGAAGCTTATTTGGTTTGTTGTTTTTTCTAATTGCAATTAGAAAGCTGTTTGGATTAATGGATATTTTCCTTGCGAAACTGTAAATTGGTAGACAATCTCAAATCTAAATGTTTCATAGCAGAAAATCATCACTGTATATacattcttgagagagaagggATTGCTGGCATCGGGGgtggggggagggagggagagagatagaggaagagatagaaaaataaaatgatcatgTGCAATCGGGTGTAAATTTTAAGTTGGTTCACGTCCTACATATCAAATTTATATTGACTGGTGTTAAAATTGAATTCACACCCGACCGTTTGCGAACTTTTCCCTTAACAAAAAATCCAGAGGATAGGCATAAACAGTACTATGGTTAAAAACTGAGTCCAAGCTGAAGTCCAAGGGCAGCGTGTACTAGAAACAGTGACATAATCCCACCACCCAAGATACCATGAACACTTCTTAACCCAGGATTATTCTGCAAGATTAAAGTGCAAAAAGAAACGTTAGAGATTACAAATGAtgggaatattatatatatatatatatataaacaaaataaccAATAATTAGAGAAACAAGGACCCCAAGATTTATGATCACCTCAAATAATACAGGTAATGCGGATTGTGTGGTCAAGAGGGCAAGGCCAATTAAACCTGTAACAGCATGAGGACTGCAGACAAACATTCCAAGTTAAAACTCAAATGGACTTGttcaaactaaaagaaaaaaaggctcAAACAAATATAACTGTAAAGTACCTCTCAAAGATGGGTTTATCTGAAGTTAGCAAAGCTGTTATTCCACCAGTTGCTCCAAGagcaaagaagaaaaacatcCCACCTAGAAGCTTTGGGTGCAAGTCTTTGGCCTTAGCCTTCTCCTCCTGCATTAATCAAATTATAGCATGAAATCCAGATACCATAACACTACAACAGAGCATCCAATTTATTAGTCACAATTAgcatgtaatgtaatgtatttCTTACCACATCATCAGAAAAACGTATTCGGAAACCTAGATAGGTTCCATAGCCACCCATGGCGAAGAGCACAACTGCCTACAAGTTCAAGGATCAAAACATAGGAAATTAGATGATACAGACTCTAAACAAGAAACTTGATAGCACAATTAGCAGTAGCATAGGTGGTAAGTTTTATGTAATGtatttactcataaaaaaaaaaaagttatgtaATGTAAGGTGGAGggaaaaatgatgatattatACCATGTTTCCTGGGTGACCCCAATGTACAAGCCAGTCGGGAAGATTCCAAGACTTGACAAGCTCAACAAAAGGCGCAAACACAGATCTTACTGCTCCAGCTGTTACTCAGATATTCAAAGTTATGGTTTTTCAGATATAGATTTTTAACAAGACAGACTGGGTAACGTTAACCTCATAGGAAACTCACTATTTGGACTGTGCAGATGAGTTCTATTAAATTCTTGAAAAGCATGGGAATTCTAACATAGGCTAGTAAAAACTTTATGACAACTGAAATTTCAGACGCTCAAAACCTACAGATATATTTAGAAGATCAAAACACAAAGGGTACTAATCCAAGCGAAACAATTGTTACCAACAGGCAGCAGAGGCTAAAAGCTGAGAAAACCCAGGAGGCAGCAACCCATCATCATAGAGTATGGCCACTAAAAGTTAAAGATATTATGACAGGACTGCTGCTGATAGAATTTTGTGACCAGTTATTTGAATGAGGATACAGAAAGTATATTCAGAACTTAAATTGCTATCAGCCCTCTGAGGCAACATATGATGAACTATTTATTCCTTTGATTGCACAATATTAGTATGAGCGCCTTTGCTGGCTGTCCAAGGCTTTAAATTCTAAAGGAACAGAATCCCGAGTGATCAGCCACGTGACGAGTTCATTAACAATTATGTTCTTCATTTTCCAACAAGGTCTCAAAACAGGAAGTTTTCCTCAAGGTATTTAATTACTCTGAAATGTACAATGCCAGCACGTCCAAAGTATAAAACAAAGACATTTACCCAGGCCAGAATTCGATTAGTTCAGCTAAGAATGCTTCATATTTATCTCCAATAGACGTGCTCATATCAACTTGGCAGATATTAAAGCTCCAAGGCTTTAAACTCTAGGATTCTTCATCCTACCCTCTACACCTTAGAGTCAAAATTCCAACATGAGACCCAGGAAAATACgaaacaaacaacaaaatcCCAATTCCAAAGATTAATGAAGGACTCTCCATGACTATACTTCCTTttattaactaattaaaaagattttttcatcaaaaaaaaaattaaggactCTCCATGAGCAACATCAATTACTACAGTCATTTGATTCTTACATTGAGGATTCAACCATGGGCATGTTTTGGTAAATCTTACTGCGACACTACCCTAAAAAACCACGAAATTATTGAAGCACCTAAAAATAACTCTCAAGTACTAAACAAAGTTTCTAACCACATATGCTAATCACAATACCAGTCAGATGCTAGCATAATATCGTTGTTTCTAAACACAATACTAATCAGACACTGACTTCACCATAGAAGACTAACGTCAAAGCTCGAGTAtcgaaatgaaataaaagattacCTCCGGGGAGAGTAGCGAGGAAGAGCAAAGGCAGAGGAGTGAAGGAGTATAAGACGGATTCACTGGGCTCTTCCATgtattcttcttcttgttcttcttctttttcaactttatcAACAGCTTTACCAATCCTATTCTTCATTGCAAAAGACGGACTGATAACGAGGGTTCTTGCTGTTGGTCTCGCAGCAGCCAACGTGCGGGTGAGGATTTTGGAAAATGTTGGTAAGGAAGGAGGCAGAGGAGCTACAGAAAGACCAGCAGAGGCATTGACCAATGCCATTTGCAGACTACAAAATATCAAGAAGAAAGAGTATAGCTGGTTTAGAAGAGTTGAAGTTCGGTAGGGACTCAGATAGATTTGGAGATTGTTTGTACAAAAGGCCAATTCGAATCCGGAGAAGCAAATAGTAAAAGATAGGGAGACGAGGAAGTGGGAAAGGCCAGGAAAGAGACACGCCACCATGCCTACACACGCAGTACTAATTTCCACGTGGTCTCAACACGAACCTCGTCTCCCTCACTATCGTTGTTCGAGACCTTTCCATATTTCTAGGTTGCACGCAAAAGGACGAATCCTCTCGGATTTTGGAAAGAAAACGTAACAGAgacgaaaataaaaataaaaaataaaaaataaaaaataaaaaaataattaaaaaaatagtaaaagtaGCCGACCctaatttgagagagagagaaagatgggCTCCCCCTTTTATCTAGAAACCACCCTCGTACCAGGAATTACATAGGGAGAGAATGTGTTAGGGACATGGGTTTAGTCCCTAAACGCTATATTCCCCTATCTTGGTTCTCCTTGTGATAACCGAAGGTGTTAGTCATCTTGCTTAGTCTTGATCAAATCGTGGCAATGATAGATCTCCAGGTTAACAGAAGTTTTGGTGCTTAGTGATGGAATCGTGTATGATGGTGATGAAAATGGTGATCAAGTGATGAACTTGTGAACTTGATTCAAATAGGCACGGCTTGATGCTTGTTGTTGGAGTTGGCGCCACCTTGAGATGGAATTAGGGTTTGGCTGCAAATGAGGCTAGGGTTGGACGGTAGAGTGGTTTCCTAAATTGTGGGAGACAATTTAGTAGTTGTTAATTTTGGTTAGGGTCAAAGGAGGGTGATTGATTTGATGAGTGAGGGATTTGTCACTGAACATTATAGATTTTGAGTAATCTTACTAATAGacaataaattaaaaggaaaactcGAAACATGTAGGACATATGACAAGGATATGGAGTCAGTGAGTTTAGTGAATCTAATGcctgtaactttagcaagagTGACACTTTTTACATATGGTACCGTATTTAACTTAGACAGGGCAAAAGATAAACCGGCCAGATGTTCATTAGCTCTTGAATCAATAATCCATGAACCTTGAGTGAATGAGACAAGACATGCGGATGCTATACTTGAGTGGGTAAGAGTAACTGTGGAAGATGAAGCCCCTATGTGACCCCAAAAACTGCTCATACTCATCCTTTGATATACTAATCATATCTAAAGATGGGTTGGAGCTCGTTGACTGTGGATCATCTTGGAAAGTGGCTTGATTAGCAGACCCAGATGGTCTATCATGTAGATTCCAACAATAATCCATTGAGTGGTTAGTGCgaccacaatgggtgcacttaTGAGATTCACGACCTCGAGTGCGATTATCTCTAGTATCATGTCCCCCACGTGCACCCCCATGTGCACCTCTACCACTCCAACCTTCACGCCCAGCAGGAGCAACATAGGAAGCAGTTAAAGCAGATCTCTCATTACTCTGATCAGAAGACAATGTAACTTGCTAAAGTTATGAGAATACATCAGGAAATGAGGGAAGCTGTGGACTTGTCAAAATTCGAGAACGCATTGACTCATACTCCGGTTTTAAGCCAACAAGCAagcgaataatattaaaatcttctCGTTGTTTTAGCATACTTGGAACATCAGAAGTGATGGGTTGAtacattttgagttcttcacatatTCCCATAACTTGAGAATAATATTCTTCTAGCCCTAAAGCATTCTGTTCCAACACGAAGAATTGtttacacaactcataaatacgagttatgtTTCTAGCACCTTAATACATCTGTTTGAGATGCCCCCGCACCTCTTGAGTgatgtcaaaatgtattaaactTGAGC
This genomic interval from Carya illinoinensis cultivar Pawnee chromosome 10, C.illinoinensisPawnee_v1, whole genome shotgun sequence contains the following:
- the LOC122280133 gene encoding uncharacterized protein LOC122280133; this encodes MVACLFPGLSHFLVSLSFTICFSGFELAFCTNNLQIYLSPYRTSTLLNQLYSFFLIFCSLQMALVNASAGLSVAPLPPSLPTFSKILTRTLAAARPTARTLVISPSFAMKNRIGKAVDKVEKEEEQEEEYMEEPSESVLYSFTPLPLLFLATLPGAGAVRSVFAPFVELVKSWNLPDWLVHWGHPGNMAVVLFAMGGYGTYLGFRIRFSDDVEEKAKAKDLHPKLLGGMFFFFALGATGGITALLTSDKPIFESPHAVTGLIGLALLTTQSALPVLFENNPGLRSVHGILGGGIMSLFLVHAALGLQLGLSF